One genomic segment of Streptomyces sp. NBC_00239 includes these proteins:
- a CDS encoding MFS transporter: MALSSPGTGTAPAASPPPDAKPARGLLPLLLLGNTAMYALYIGVAGVLLALQVEEIDPAHKVANFGLIAGVSAIFATVFNPVAGALSDRTGRRNPWILGAGLLAVPAMLLLGLADTILLITIAWCLGQAVMNTYQAAITSVVPDRVPVAARGRASAAVGLGLPFGSTVGALLGAAFSDHYRTGYLLFGAIVAVSAVLFTTCTAERRMPARAPLPVRAQLAAFTDALREHDFRWAFIGRALLVLGYFSVSAYQLYVLQDHTRLPQGMEPERAVAVMMPLTSVAMVVSTVLGGWLSDRYDRRKLLVGASALLSALGLLIPALSAGWTAMLAFAVVNGLGFGCYMAVDTALVTMVLPRAEDAARDMGVLNIANAGPQIVAPFIASLIVSVSGGYTALFVVAAVLSVAGALAVKPIRSVR, translated from the coding sequence GTGGCCCTTTCCTCCCCCGGCACCGGCACCGCCCCGGCCGCCTCCCCACCCCCGGACGCCAAGCCCGCGCGCGGCCTCCTGCCCCTGCTGCTCCTCGGCAACACCGCGATGTACGCGCTCTACATCGGCGTCGCGGGCGTCCTGCTGGCCCTCCAGGTCGAGGAGATCGACCCGGCGCACAAGGTCGCGAACTTCGGCCTGATCGCGGGGGTCTCCGCTATCTTCGCGACCGTGTTCAACCCGGTGGCGGGCGCCCTCTCCGACCGCACCGGACGGCGCAATCCGTGGATCCTGGGCGCCGGCCTGCTCGCCGTGCCCGCGATGCTGCTGCTCGGCCTCGCCGACACCATCCTGCTGATCACCATCGCCTGGTGCCTCGGCCAGGCCGTCATGAACACCTACCAGGCCGCGATCACCTCCGTGGTCCCCGACCGGGTGCCGGTGGCCGCGCGCGGCAGGGCCTCGGCGGCGGTGGGCCTCGGACTGCCCTTCGGCTCCACGGTCGGCGCGCTGCTCGGCGCGGCGTTCTCGGACCACTACCGCACCGGCTACCTGCTGTTCGGCGCGATCGTGGCGGTCTCCGCGGTGCTGTTCACCACCTGCACCGCGGAGCGGCGGATGCCCGCCCGGGCGCCGCTGCCGGTCCGGGCGCAGCTCGCCGCCTTCACGGACGCGCTGCGCGAGCACGACTTCCGCTGGGCGTTCATCGGACGGGCCCTGCTGGTGCTCGGCTACTTCTCGGTCAGCGCGTACCAGCTGTACGTCCTCCAGGACCACACCCGGCTGCCGCAGGGCATGGAGCCCGAGCGGGCGGTGGCCGTGATGATGCCGCTGACCAGCGTCGCCATGGTGGTCTCGACGGTGCTCGGCGGCTGGCTCTCGGACCGATACGACCGGCGCAAGCTGTTGGTCGGGGCCTCGGCGCTGCTCTCGGCGCTGGGTCTGCTGATCCCCGCGCTCTCCGCCGGCTGGACCGCGATGCTCGCGTTCGCTGTGGTCAACGGTCTGGGCTTCGGTTGCTACATGGCCGTGGACACGGCCCTGGTGACGATGGTCCTGCCGCGGGCCGAGGACGCCGCCCGCGACATGGGAGTGCTCAACATCGCCAATGCCGGGCCGCAGATCGTCGCGCCGTTCATCGCGTCCTTGATCGTCTCCGTGAGCGGCGGCTACACCGCGCTGTTCGTGGTGGCCGCCGTGCTGTCCGTGGCGGGCGCGCTCGCCGTCAAGCCGATCCGCTCGGTGCGCTGA